A window from Methylocystis sp. MJC1 encodes these proteins:
- a CDS encoding alkaline phosphatase family protein, with protein MHFRKFKNRLKEQSVVTAAILSLVCCQTASAEVAPGGARSNDNLTKSPIKHVVVIIGENRTFDHVFATYVPKAGQAIDNLLSKGIVTIDGAPGPHYSLSTQYRATDTTQYSIAPAKLGPYDQTTHQMQPAGTSYAFKAPYGKADGGWQQAAWDGPGPLNSTDYRLPDLAKIEYALPAEYLNLMYTGATGVDPGSPDIRIKDNANLPNGAYPLVDKNGKSLYDTFAGSPVHRFFQMWQQFDCDQSHISANAPVGCLNDLFSWVEQSVAAGSNGKPPKTLKEGDIAMGFYNVAKGDAPYFTSLARKFVLADNYHQPVMGGTYANFMMLGYADALYYADANGDPATPPANVIENPNPWADQTLAGADNWYTNDGYSGGSYVSCADTTQPGVKPITDYLNAIKVKPNCDKGVYYLVNNFAPAYTGFGEYNPPAPLAAFTLPPVRKQRHIGDALTAKGVSWAYFGERWNDFKVAPSGAWAAYPDPKLAAAYLYCNICNPFLYSASTMSDAKARTEHNYDITDFYDAIEDGQIPAVSYVKASLFTDGHPASSKLNLFEGFTQKIIQKIQANEELWDNTAILITFDEGGGYYDSGFVQPVDFFGDGTRIPLLVVSKYSQGGQVSHEYGDHASIVKFIERNWSLPTLSSRSRDNLPNPVQAASSYAPSNMPAIGDLWSMFRFGRSERSDD; from the coding sequence ATGCATTTCCGTAAATTCAAGAACCGGCTGAAAGAACAGTCGGTCGTAACGGCCGCCATCCTGTCTCTGGTCTGCTGCCAAACGGCCTCCGCCGAGGTCGCTCCGGGCGGCGCGCGGTCCAATGACAATCTCACAAAGAGCCCGATCAAGCACGTCGTCGTCATCATCGGTGAAAACCGCACCTTCGATCACGTCTTCGCGACTTATGTTCCCAAAGCCGGCCAGGCGATCGACAATCTGCTGAGCAAGGGCATCGTCACGATCGACGGAGCGCCCGGCCCACATTACAGCCTGTCGACGCAGTATCGCGCGACCGACACGACCCAATATTCGATCGCGCCCGCCAAGCTCGGCCCCTATGATCAGACAACGCATCAAATGCAGCCGGCCGGCACGTCCTACGCCTTCAAGGCCCCTTACGGGAAAGCTGACGGCGGTTGGCAGCAGGCGGCCTGGGACGGCCCCGGCCCGCTGAATTCGACCGATTATCGCCTCCCCGATCTTGCCAAGATCGAATACGCCCTGCCGGCCGAATATCTGAATCTCATGTACACCGGCGCCACCGGCGTCGATCCCGGTTCGCCGGACATTCGCATCAAGGACAATGCGAATCTGCCGAACGGCGCCTATCCGCTCGTCGACAAGAACGGAAAGAGCCTTTACGACACCTTCGCCGGCAGCCCTGTCCATCGCTTCTTCCAGATGTGGCAGCAGTTCGATTGCGACCAGAGCCACATTTCAGCCAATGCGCCTGTGGGCTGCCTGAACGATCTATTCTCCTGGGTCGAGCAGTCTGTCGCCGCGGGATCGAACGGCAAGCCGCCGAAGACGCTGAAGGAAGGCGACATCGCCATGGGCTTCTACAACGTCGCGAAAGGCGACGCGCCCTACTTCACGTCGCTGGCGCGCAAATTTGTGCTCGCCGACAACTACCACCAGCCGGTCATGGGCGGCACCTACGCCAACTTCATGATGCTGGGCTACGCCGACGCGCTTTATTACGCGGACGCCAATGGCGATCCGGCGACGCCGCCGGCCAATGTGATCGAAAACCCCAATCCCTGGGCGGATCAGACGCTCGCGGGCGCCGATAACTGGTATACCAACGACGGCTACTCGGGCGGCAGCTATGTCAGCTGCGCCGACACGACGCAGCCCGGCGTGAAGCCGATCACGGATTATCTCAACGCGATCAAGGTCAAGCCGAACTGCGACAAGGGCGTCTATTACCTCGTCAACAACTTCGCCCCCGCCTATACGGGCTTCGGCGAATATAACCCGCCGGCGCCGCTCGCGGCCTTCACCCTGCCGCCGGTCCGCAAGCAGCGCCACATCGGCGATGCGCTGACGGCCAAGGGCGTCTCCTGGGCCTATTTCGGCGAACGCTGGAACGACTTCAAGGTCGCCCCGTCCGGCGCCTGGGCCGCCTATCCGGACCCCAAGCTCGCCGCCGCTTATCTCTACTGCAACATCTGCAACCCGTTCCTCTACTCGGCCTCGACGATGTCCGACGCCAAGGCGCGGACGGAGCATAACTACGACATCACCGACTTCTACGACGCGATCGAGGACGGCCAGATTCCCGCGGTGTCCTATGTGAAGGCGAGCCTCTTCACGGATGGTCATCCGGCCTCGTCCAAGCTCAACCTGTTCGAGGGCTTCACTCAGAAGATCATCCAGAAGATTCAGGCCAACGAGGAGCTTTGGGATAACACCGCCATCCTCATCACCTTCGACGAAGGCGGCGGCTACTATGACTCCGGCTTTGTGCAGCCCGTCGACTTCTTCGGCGACGGCACGCGCATTCCCTTGCTCGTCGTTTCGAAATATTCGCAGGGCGGCCAGGTCTCCCATGAATATGGCGACCACGCCTCCATCGTGAAGTTCATCGAGCGCAACTGGAGCTTGCCGACCCTGTCATCGCGTTCGCGCGATAATCTGCCCAATCCGGTTCAGGCGGCGAGCAGCTATGCTCCCTCCAATATGCCGGCGATCGGCGATCTGTGGAGCATGTTCAGATTCGGTCGGTCGGAACGCTCCGACGATTGA
- a CDS encoding tetratricopeptide repeat-containing sulfotransferase family protein codes for MKITLSKTVAAAMAAFANGDVASTEQLCKAELDRNPKSGRAWALLAETAWLRNRPDAARICADRAATHSPDDALCQITRAKIMHLRGEAAEALNAAQSAAPLATSPVAQDSLAAVFGLLGRHAQALELSRCAVAARPDEAQFLFNLAATERMLGALDAAEAHCDAAIARRPNFALAYYLRSDLRCQTTTRNHIEEIRDRLRQGVTNALDEATLRYALAKEFEDLQEDARAFAEVAAAARLWRDNMRYDAKAELTFVYRLIETQNTTRLASLPKSRLDASPIFVCGLPRSGTTLAERILASHSAIESIGETNYFAVESTRAARGSRADFGALGAAYLAAIESVCAPTKNRILDKTLENYLYCGLIHAALPRAKIILIERDPMDMAWSLYKAHFNGKFLFSYDLQELADYCVAYRRLAEHWRKTLPSACVLTVRYEDIVADIATQSRRMIEFLGLPWEDGVLRFHESRAPSATASAVQIRRPLYDTSVGKWRRHAQALEPFRDRLKQLAPDLVTDMTSV; via the coding sequence TTGAAGATCACCCTCTCAAAAACCGTCGCCGCCGCTATGGCGGCTTTCGCCAATGGCGACGTCGCCTCGACCGAACAATTATGCAAGGCGGAGCTCGACAGGAATCCCAAAAGCGGGCGCGCATGGGCGCTGCTCGCCGAAACTGCGTGGCTGCGAAATCGCCCGGATGCGGCGCGCATATGTGCGGATCGCGCGGCCACGCATTCACCCGACGACGCCTTGTGCCAAATCACCCGCGCCAAGATCATGCACCTTCGCGGCGAGGCGGCCGAGGCGCTGAACGCCGCGCAAAGCGCCGCGCCGCTCGCCACTTCTCCCGTGGCGCAGGATAGTCTCGCGGCGGTCTTCGGCTTGCTCGGACGCCATGCGCAAGCGTTGGAATTATCGCGATGCGCAGTCGCGGCCCGCCCCGACGAGGCGCAATTTCTGTTCAACCTCGCCGCAACCGAGCGCATGCTCGGCGCGCTCGATGCGGCGGAAGCGCATTGCGATGCGGCCATTGCGCGACGGCCCAATTTTGCCCTCGCCTATTACTTGCGCTCCGATCTTCGCTGTCAAACGACGACGCGCAATCACATCGAAGAGATTCGCGATCGACTGCGACAAGGCGTCACGAATGCGCTTGACGAGGCAACGCTGCGCTACGCCCTCGCCAAGGAATTTGAGGATTTGCAGGAAGACGCGCGCGCCTTCGCCGAAGTCGCCGCAGCCGCGCGTCTGTGGCGAGATAACATGCGCTATGACGCGAAAGCCGAGCTGACCTTCGTCTATCGCCTCATCGAGACGCAAAACACGACGCGGCTTGCGTCTCTTCCCAAAAGCAGGCTCGACGCCTCGCCCATATTCGTCTGCGGCCTGCCACGCAGCGGCACCACGCTCGCGGAGCGCATTCTCGCAAGCCACAGCGCCATCGAGTCGATTGGCGAAACGAATTATTTCGCCGTCGAGTCGACGCGCGCCGCTCGCGGCTCCCGCGCCGATTTCGGCGCGCTGGGCGCGGCCTATCTCGCCGCGATCGAAAGCGTCTGCGCGCCGACGAAGAATCGGATTCTCGACAAGACGCTCGAGAACTATCTTTACTGCGGGCTCATTCACGCCGCCCTGCCCCGCGCAAAAATTATCCTTATCGAGCGCGATCCCATGGATATGGCTTGGTCGCTGTATAAGGCGCACTTCAATGGCAAGTTCCTGTTCTCTTACGATCTCCAGGAGCTGGCCGATTATTGCGTCGCCTACCGTCGGCTGGCCGAGCATTGGCGCAAGACCCTGCCTTCGGCATGCGTCCTGACGGTCCGCTACGAAGACATTGTGGCGGACATCGCCACACAAAGCCGCCGAATGATCGAATTCCTGGGCCTACCGTGGGAAGACGGCGTCCTGCGGTTCCACGAGAGCCGCGCCCCCTCCGCGACAGCCAGCGCCGTTCAAATACGGCGTCCGCTCTACGACACATCTGTCGGCAAATGGCGACGACACGCGCAGGCGTTGGAGCCGTTCCGCGACCGGCTGAAGCAACTCGCTCCCGATCTCGTAACGGATATGACATCCGTTTGA
- a CDS encoding DUF1614 domain-containing protein: MHFSDAQYLPIAPPAFVLLAGVVIVLVILVELRILQYAYMQLGVSSGTAVFLLFASLVGSYINIPVATLGSEPMVTTREIVYFGVPYLVPRFVEEPRVILAVNVGGAVIPTVLSIFLLSRNAIWIRGVIAAACVTAISHAFAEPVRGIGIALPIFIAPLAATIIAAIISWRHLAPLAYAGGSLGVLVGADLLNLDKLEGLGTPVLSIGGAGTFDGIFMTGVLSVLLASLIGGRAQSAVRAS; this comes from the coding sequence ATGCACTTCAGTGACGCGCAATATCTGCCGATAGCCCCGCCGGCCTTTGTCCTGCTGGCGGGCGTCGTCATTGTGCTGGTCATTCTCGTTGAGCTGCGCATTCTCCAATATGCCTATATGCAATTGGGCGTAAGCTCGGGAACGGCCGTCTTCCTGCTCTTCGCCTCGCTTGTCGGCAGCTATATCAATATCCCGGTGGCGACGCTCGGCAGCGAACCGATGGTCACGACGCGCGAAATCGTCTATTTCGGCGTTCCCTATCTCGTGCCGAGGTTCGTCGAGGAGCCGAGAGTCATTCTTGCGGTGAATGTTGGCGGCGCCGTCATTCCGACCGTGCTGTCGATCTTTCTGCTCTCGCGAAACGCCATTTGGATCAGGGGCGTCATAGCGGCGGCCTGTGTCACGGCGATCAGCCATGCTTTCGCGGAGCCGGTGCGCGGCATCGGCATCGCGCTGCCGATATTCATCGCGCCGCTCGCGGCGACCATCATCGCGGCGATCATCTCCTGGCGCCATCTCGCGCCTCTCGCTTATGCGGGCGGGAGCCTCGGCGTTTTGGTTGGGGCCGATCTGCTGAATCTGGACAAGCTCGAGGGCCTCGGCACGCCCGTGCTGTCGATCGGCGGCGCCGGCACATTCGACGGGATTTTCATGACCGGCGTGCTGTCGGTTCTGCTTGCGAGCCTGATCGGGGGCCGGGCGCAAAGCGCCGTTCGGGCTTCGTGA
- a CDS encoding DODA-type extradiol aromatic ring-opening family dioxygenase: MLRLPTYFVSHGGGPWPWVPEWRRRFVNLEAALARMPSEIGDRPKAVIVVSGHWEGPEFAVMSAPRPPMVYDYSGFPQETYEIVYPAPGAPELAARAAGLIRAAGLPARLDETRGFDHGAFVPLYVMYPAAEIPAIQVSLKTGYDPAEHLALGRALAPLREDGVLIIGSGLSYHNLRLFGPEAREPSEAFDQWLAEALAAAPDVRRQAIEDWAQAPYARICHPREDHLAPLFVALGAAEAETAVRVYHDVGLFGGVTASSYRFG, translated from the coding sequence ATCTTGAGACTGCCCACCTATTTCGTTTCCCATGGCGGCGGCCCCTGGCCCTGGGTTCCCGAATGGCGTCGCCGGTTCGTCAATCTCGAAGCCGCTCTTGCCCGCATGCCTTCTGAAATCGGCGACCGCCCCAAGGCCGTCATCGTCGTCTCGGGCCACTGGGAAGGCCCGGAATTCGCGGTGATGTCGGCGCCCCGGCCGCCGATGGTCTATGATTATTCCGGCTTTCCTCAGGAGACTTATGAAATCGTCTATCCCGCGCCCGGCGCGCCGGAACTGGCCGCGCGCGCTGCGGGACTCATCCGCGCCGCGGGCCTGCCGGCGCGGCTCGACGAGACCCGCGGCTTCGATCACGGCGCCTTCGTGCCGCTCTATGTGATGTATCCGGCCGCGGAGATCCCGGCGATCCAGGTTTCACTCAAGACGGGCTACGATCCCGCTGAGCATCTTGCGCTCGGCCGCGCCCTGGCGCCGCTACGCGAGGACGGCGTCCTCATCATCGGCTCGGGCCTCAGCTACCACAATTTGCGTCTCTTCGGCCCCGAGGCGCGGGAGCCGTCAGAGGCCTTCGATCAATGGCTCGCCGAGGCGCTTGCGGCGGCTCCCGATGTGCGCAGACAAGCCATAGAGGACTGGGCCCAGGCCCCTTACGCCCGCATCTGCCATCCTCGTGAGGACCACCTCGCGCCGCTTTTTGTCGCGCTCGGCGCCGCCGAGGCGGAGACGGCTGTCCGCGTCTATCACGACGTGGGGTTGTTCGGCGGCGTGACGGCGTCGAGCTACCGCTTCGGTTAG
- a CDS encoding SGNH/GDSL hydrolase family protein: MKILLLGGSNAGIKDGWAVQFAELARDHEVENRFLGAVGSLYGLMALLKRARDGAEAPDLIVFEYCLNDILLLDADVLKPALVEDALDAVMDFCADAGIGLFFLCLEPRPTDRQRSATTRVQKIYRKAAQRRSVPALWLSDIFDERLTAAHFQDENHLTTAAAGCVADALLGALGAGVPAPFGQAETARFSYVDVAEARFQGPCAVRALSSRVFDGDFVEISRGGVTTWPGEGLLAGLMLRSSDDSGAFSIRGANAAFRKTPRSQMQELVRNLMLLHYPTRRILARGEVEIAMPEDERALMSLPEDRGLLLAPSIAPFEAQTLDIHGVIFWRKRTLVERLRELFRSVEQQATPLPLKGHRHSRRAEGAIGNPEQT, translated from the coding sequence GTGAAAATCCTCCTGCTCGGCGGCTCCAATGCGGGCATTAAAGACGGCTGGGCCGTCCAATTCGCCGAACTGGCCCGCGACCATGAGGTAGAGAACCGCTTTCTCGGCGCGGTGGGCTCTCTCTATGGCTTGATGGCGCTGCTCAAACGGGCGCGCGACGGCGCCGAAGCGCCCGACCTCATCGTCTTCGAATATTGCCTGAACGATATCCTTCTCCTCGACGCCGACGTGCTCAAACCCGCGCTTGTCGAGGACGCGCTCGACGCGGTCATGGACTTTTGCGCCGACGCTGGGATCGGCTTGTTCTTCTTATGCCTGGAGCCGCGCCCAACCGACCGCCAGCGCAGCGCGACCACGCGCGTGCAGAAGATTTATCGCAAGGCGGCGCAACGGCGGTCCGTTCCGGCGCTATGGCTTTCCGATATTTTCGATGAGCGTCTGACAGCGGCGCATTTCCAGGATGAAAATCATCTGACGACCGCAGCCGCGGGATGCGTCGCCGACGCCCTGCTCGGCGCGTTAGGCGCCGGCGTCCCTGCCCCGTTTGGCCAAGCCGAAACGGCGCGCTTTTCCTATGTCGATGTGGCTGAAGCGCGTTTTCAAGGACCCTGCGCCGTGCGGGCGCTGTCATCGCGCGTCTTTGATGGCGACTTTGTAGAAATCTCGCGCGGCGGCGTCACCACATGGCCCGGCGAGGGGCTTCTTGCAGGGTTGATGCTGCGCTCGAGCGACGACAGCGGCGCCTTCAGCATCCGCGGGGCGAACGCCGCTTTTCGCAAAACCCCGCGGTCGCAAATGCAAGAGCTCGTGCGCAATCTGATGCTGCTGCACTACCCCACGCGCCGCATCCTTGCGCGCGGGGAAGTCGAGATCGCCATGCCGGAGGACGAGCGGGCGCTCATGAGCTTGCCCGAAGACCGCGGGCTCCTCTTGGCGCCATCCATCGCGCCTTTTGAAGCGCAGACGCTCGATATTCACGGCGTCATCTTCTGGCGCAAGCGCACACTCGTCGAACGTTTGCGGGAGTTGTTTCGCAGCGTCGAGCAACAAGCAACGCCCCTCCCGTTGAAGGGACACCGTCATTCCCGACGGGCCGAAGGCGCGATCGGGAATCCAGAGCAGACATAG
- a CDS encoding cell envelope integrity EipB family protein — protein sequence MISKRSLFVVVLLASGLSMALAEEAPPLASHRAVYELTLGKATGSKAPAQARGRIVFDFAASCDGYVQNFRQITELVPEEGATKLSDMRSATFESLDASEYRFKIETKVDSTSAEQVDGKAHKEKGARVAVDLSRPKRAQLDIAGPALFPSEHLRRIVDAARKGEQLLEARVYDGTGEGDKAFDTLTVIGKPLETPATEKAVQADALKGMPRWRVSVSYFEPGKRDGQPIYVLSFDLYENGVSRALKLDYGDFVLNGQMTELTLQPTAVCKK from the coding sequence ATGATTTCCAAGCGCTCGCTCTTCGTCGTCGTCTTGCTTGCTTCCGGCCTGTCAATGGCTCTGGCGGAGGAGGCTCCTCCGCTCGCGAGCCACCGCGCGGTCTATGAGCTGACGCTGGGTAAGGCGACGGGCTCTAAGGCGCCGGCGCAGGCGCGCGGACGCATCGTCTTCGACTTTGCCGCCTCCTGCGATGGCTATGTGCAGAATTTTCGCCAGATCACCGAGCTTGTGCCAGAGGAAGGCGCCACAAAGCTCTCCGACATGCGCTCGGCGACTTTCGAGTCGCTGGACGCCAGCGAATATCGATTCAAGATAGAGACCAAGGTCGACAGCACCTCGGCCGAGCAAGTCGACGGCAAGGCGCACAAGGAAAAGGGCGCACGCGTCGCCGTCGATCTCTCGCGTCCCAAACGCGCGCAGCTCGACATCGCCGGACCCGCCTTATTCCCCAGCGAGCATCTTCGCCGCATCGTCGACGCCGCGCGCAAGGGAGAGCAGCTTCTCGAAGCGCGTGTCTATGATGGGACAGGCGAGGGCGACAAGGCGTTCGACACGCTGACGGTGATCGGCAAGCCCTTAGAGACCCCGGCGACCGAAAAGGCCGTTCAGGCGGACGCGCTCAAGGGCATGCCGCGCTGGCGCGTTTCGGTGTCTTATTTCGAGCCGGGCAAGCGCGATGGCCAGCCGATCTATGTTCTGTCCTTCGATCTCTATGAAAACGGCGTATCGCGCGCGTTGAAGCTGGATTACGGCGATTTCGTTCTCAATGGGCAGATGACGGAGCTGACCCTCCAGCCGACGGCTGTCTGCAAGAAGTAG
- a CDS encoding RidA family protein produces MSDSTSDTPAARLAALGLVLPAAAAPVANYVPYVRTGNLLFVSGQLPMGARGIDPAHKGKLGVNVSLEDGQAAARQAALNVLAQANAAVGDLALLKAVRIGGYVNCAPDFGPVPQVVNGASDLFAAVLGENGKHARFAVGVAQLPLDAAVEVEGIFEILG; encoded by the coding sequence ATGTCCGATTCGACCAGCGACACGCCTGCCGCACGCCTTGCCGCGCTCGGGCTCGTTCTGCCCGCGGCGGCCGCGCCCGTGGCGAATTACGTTCCTTATGTGCGGACCGGAAATCTGCTGTTCGTTTCGGGTCAATTGCCGATGGGCGCGCGGGGAATCGATCCGGCGCATAAAGGCAAGCTTGGCGTGAACGTCTCGCTGGAAGACGGACAGGCGGCGGCGCGGCAGGCGGCGTTGAATGTTCTGGCGCAAGCTAACGCCGCCGTCGGCGATCTCGCTCTGCTCAAGGCGGTCCGCATCGGCGGCTACGTCAACTGCGCGCCCGATTTCGGGCCTGTGCCGCAAGTCGTCAACGGCGCCTCGGATCTTTTCGCCGCGGTTCTCGGCGAGAATGGCAAGCACGCGCGCTTTGCCGTGGGCGTCGCGCAACTGCCGCTCGATGCCGCCGTCGAGGTCGAAGGCATTTTCGAGATTCTCGGGTGA
- a CDS encoding glycerophosphodiester phosphodiesterase family protein, producing the protein MRDVSWLTAAPIAHRGLHGGGLVENSIGAARAAIDAGYAIECDVQATKDGLVVFHDDTLERLTTHAGRAFDHDTKSLEAMALRGASETIPSFDAFLAAIAGRTPLVVELKSDFNGDLSVAERAAECLARYNGPVVIESFDPELIAFLRTQGGALGVDHIPLGVVGEANYDETDWPMLTPARRAEMTHFLHYPRTRPDFLSWNATDLPHAIPFLAREALGIPVTVWTIRSAAQATVARQWSDQIVFENFIP; encoded by the coding sequence GTGAGAGACGTCAGCTGGCTGACCGCCGCGCCGATCGCGCATCGTGGGCTGCACGGCGGCGGCCTCGTCGAGAATTCCATCGGCGCGGCGCGAGCGGCCATTGACGCCGGCTACGCCATCGAATGCGACGTGCAGGCGACCAAGGACGGTCTCGTCGTTTTTCACGACGATACGCTGGAACGCCTTACCACGCATGCCGGCCGCGCCTTTGACCACGATACAAAAAGCCTCGAAGCGATGGCGCTACGCGGCGCGTCGGAGACCATTCCTTCTTTCGACGCCTTTCTCGCCGCGATCGCCGGCCGCACGCCGCTTGTCGTCGAACTGAAGAGCGACTTCAACGGCGATCTCTCCGTCGCCGAGCGCGCAGCCGAATGCCTTGCGCGCTACAATGGTCCTGTTGTGATCGAAAGCTTCGACCCGGAGTTGATCGCATTTTTGCGCACGCAGGGAGGCGCCCTCGGGGTCGACCATATTCCGCTCGGCGTTGTCGGCGAAGCCAATTACGACGAAACCGATTGGCCGATGTTAACGCCCGCGCGGCGCGCGGAAATGACTCATTTTTTGCATTATCCGCGCACGCGACCGGATTTTCTTTCCTGGAACGCCACCGACCTTCCGCACGCAATTCCCTTCCTCGCGCGCGAAGCGCTCGGCATTCCCGTCACTGTGTGGACGATCCGCTCGGCCGCACAGGCCACTGTCGCGCGGCAATGGTCGGATCAGATCGTCTTCGAGAATTTCATACCGTGA
- a CDS encoding SulP family inorganic anion transporter, with product MLRKHLDYYLRYLDHDVPAGLVVFLVALPLCLGIAVASGAPPFSGVIAGIVGGLVVSLASGSQLSVSGPAAGLAVIVAAAVEKLGFDGMLLAVALSGLIQVAMGYARAGVIGAYFPSSVIKGMLAAIGLILIMKQLPHAVGYDADAESDLSFLEGDSHTSFSFLRSALQSISPGATLVACVSLGILILWETPTIKERRILSLVPGPLVAVIFGIFFNLVAQSAFPSLAIAPQHLVGLPAISGPLEFFGEFHFPDLHLLVNAQVYVTAATLALVGSLETLLSLEAADKLDPLKRTAPPNQELKAQGLGNFISGMIGGLPITAVIVRSSANINAGAHTKVSAIVHGLLLLLAVMFLSSVLNMVPLACLAAVLLLTGYKLAKPKLTIEQYEKGFDQFAPFAITIAAILMTDLLEGMAIGMAVGIFFVLRGNYHSAFALTRDGSNYLLRLQKDVSFLHKAPLRDILDSIEPASYVVIDGTRATFIDHDIMETLEDFFKAAGDDNIRVELKNMRGLARVNGLVAAA from the coding sequence GTGCTTCGTAAACATCTGGACTATTATCTACGTTATCTTGACCACGACGTTCCGGCGGGGCTCGTCGTCTTTCTCGTGGCGCTGCCGCTGTGTCTCGGCATCGCCGTCGCATCCGGGGCGCCGCCGTTTTCCGGGGTCATCGCCGGCATCGTCGGCGGGCTCGTCGTCTCCCTCGCCAGCGGATCGCAGCTCAGCGTCTCGGGGCCGGCGGCCGGCCTTGCGGTCATCGTCGCGGCCGCGGTCGAGAAGCTTGGTTTCGACGGCATGCTTCTCGCGGTCGCGCTCTCAGGCCTCATCCAGGTCGCAATGGGCTATGCGCGCGCCGGGGTGATCGGCGCCTATTTCCCGTCGTCGGTGATCAAGGGCATGCTGGCCGCGATCGGCCTCATCCTCATCATGAAGCAATTGCCGCACGCGGTCGGTTATGATGCGGACGCCGAGAGCGATCTGTCATTCCTCGAGGGCGACAGCCATACAAGCTTCTCGTTCTTGAGATCAGCCTTGCAGTCGATCTCGCCGGGCGCGACCCTCGTCGCCTGCGTTTCGCTCGGCATTCTCATCTTGTGGGAGACGCCGACGATCAAGGAGCGCCGAATTCTCTCGCTCGTGCCCGGCCCGTTGGTCGCGGTCATCTTCGGCATCTTCTTCAATCTTGTCGCGCAGTCGGCGTTTCCCTCGTTAGCGATCGCGCCGCAACATCTGGTCGGGCTCCCCGCGATCTCCGGTCCCCTGGAGTTCTTTGGCGAGTTTCACTTTCCCGATCTCCATCTGCTCGTCAATGCGCAAGTTTATGTCACGGCCGCGACGCTCGCGCTCGTCGGCAGCCTGGAGACATTGCTGAGCCTGGAGGCGGCCGACAAGCTCGATCCGTTGAAGCGTACTGCGCCGCCGAACCAGGAGTTGAAGGCGCAGGGCCTCGGTAATTTCATTTCCGGGATGATCGGCGGCCTGCCGATCACGGCGGTCATCGTCCGCAGCTCCGCCAACATCAACGCCGGCGCTCATACAAAGGTCTCGGCCATCGTGCATGGCCTGTTGCTGCTGCTGGCCGTGATGTTTCTTTCCTCGGTTCTAAACATGGTCCCGCTCGCTTGTCTCGCCGCAGTGCTGCTGCTCACCGGCTACAAGCTCGCCAAGCCGAAGTTGACGATCGAGCAGTATGAGAAGGGCTTCGACCAGTTTGCGCCCTTCGCCATCACGATCGCGGCGATCCTCATGACCGATCTTCTGGAAGGCATGGCCATTGGCATGGCGGTCGGCATCTTCTTCGTGCTGCGCGGAAACTATCACTCTGCTTTCGCGCTCACGCGCGACGGAAGCAATTATCTGCTGCGCCTGCAGAAGGACGTGTCCTTCCTCCACAAGGCGCCGTTGCGCGATATTCTCGACAGCATCGAGCCGGCCAGCTACGTCGTGATCGACGGCACGCGCGCGACCTTCATCGACCACGACATAATGGAGACGCTCGAAGATTTCTTCAAAGCCGCGGGCGACGACAATATCCGCGTCGAGCTGAAGAACATGCGCGGCCTGGCGCGCGTGAACGGGCTCGTGGCGGCGGCTTGA
- a CDS encoding carbonic anhydrase has product MQSHEKLLLENKAWAQEARHREPDYFERLARGQQPEFLWIGCADSRVPADIIVNAEPGLIFAHRNIANQVIATDFNCLGVVQYAVDVLKVKHIIVCGHYNCGGVKAALSHQTPELMLVHKWLMHIRDVYRFHREELDAVEPFEEKANQLVELNVIEQVNNLSHTSILQKAWKAERRPMVHGWVFSLDDGLLKKLIMLGPDSEVDPIYKWEGGPS; this is encoded by the coding sequence ATGCAGTCACACGAAAAGCTTCTTCTCGAAAACAAGGCTTGGGCGCAGGAAGCCCGTCATCGGGAGCCCGACTATTTCGAGCGGCTGGCGCGTGGACAACAGCCTGAATTCCTCTGGATCGGTTGCGCGGACAGCCGCGTGCCCGCCGATATCATCGTCAATGCGGAGCCGGGCCTCATCTTCGCGCATCGCAACATCGCCAATCAGGTGATTGCGACGGACTTCAACTGCCTCGGCGTCGTCCAATATGCGGTCGACGTTTTGAAGGTGAAGCACATCATCGTTTGCGGGCATTATAATTGCGGCGGCGTGAAAGCGGCGCTTTCACATCAGACGCCGGAATTGATGCTCGTTCACAAATGGCTGATGCACATCCGGGATGTGTATCGCTTTCACAGGGAAGAGCTCGACGCCGTCGAGCCCTTCGAGGAGAAAGCGAACCAGCTCGTCGAGCTCAATGTGATCGAGCAGGTTAATAACCTCTCCCATACGTCGATTCTGCAAAAGGCCTGGAAGGCGGAGCGGCGCCCGATGGTGCACGGCTGGGTCTTTTCGCTCGACGACGGGCTTTTGAAAAAGCTGATCATGCTCGGGCCCGACAGCGAGGTCGATCCCATCTACAAATGGGAGGGCGGCCCGAGCTGA